The following proteins are co-located in the Streptomyces sp. NBC_01198 genome:
- a CDS encoding MFS transporter, with translation MSARSAAPAAGPGSGAAGTAAGDSRRWLVLTVICTAYLMITLDVTVMNLALPSAQQALDFSNADKQWILTAYALCFGSLLLFCGRLADLVGRKETFLIGLTGFAVASAVGGASGSFGMLVAARACQGAFAALLAPTALSLLATTFTDPKERGKAFGFFSAVAASGGGLGLLIGGALTSGLSWRWCMYVNLVFAAFALIGGATLLTRQPRTGAKMDIPGVIVVSGGMFCLVYGFSNAATHSWHAASTWGVLAAGGVLLVAFSFWQFRAPHPLLPPRVVLDRNRGGAYLTALIVGVGMFGILLFLIYYMQTDLDYSPITSGVALLPMVVVTAVASNVGNIVLMPKVGPRPLVGGGMLLNAAGMAWLTRIAPDSGYASALLGPTMVIGLGMGLIYAAALRTGTAGVAPHDAGIASAAISTGQQLGGAIGTALLNTIAASAATDYLSSHAHGKPGAAQLHLATIHGYTTVFWWCTAIFGVGAVVCGALLRGGPLPAPAYGPAAKPAAPAEKARS, from the coding sequence CCGGGACCGCGGCCGGTGATTCCCGGCGGTGGCTGGTCCTCACCGTCATCTGCACCGCCTACCTCATGATCACCCTCGATGTGACGGTGATGAACCTCGCGCTGCCCTCCGCCCAGCAGGCGCTGGACTTCTCCAACGCCGACAAGCAGTGGATCCTCACCGCGTACGCGCTGTGCTTCGGCAGCCTGCTGCTCTTCTGCGGGCGGCTGGCCGACCTGGTCGGCCGCAAGGAGACCTTCCTGATAGGCCTGACCGGTTTCGCGGTCGCCTCCGCCGTCGGCGGCGCCTCTGGCAGCTTCGGCATGCTGGTGGCGGCCCGCGCCTGCCAGGGCGCCTTCGCCGCGCTGCTGGCGCCGACCGCCCTGTCACTGCTGGCCACCACCTTCACCGACCCCAAGGAGCGCGGCAAGGCCTTCGGCTTCTTCAGCGCGGTCGCGGCCAGCGGCGGCGGCCTGGGGCTGCTGATCGGCGGCGCGCTGACCTCGGGCCTGTCGTGGCGCTGGTGCATGTACGTCAACCTGGTCTTCGCCGCCTTCGCGCTGATCGGCGGCGCGACGCTGCTGACCCGGCAGCCAAGGACCGGCGCCAAGATGGACATCCCCGGCGTGATCGTGGTGTCCGGCGGGATGTTCTGCCTGGTCTACGGCTTCTCCAACGCCGCCACGCACAGCTGGCACGCGGCCTCCACCTGGGGGGTGCTCGCGGCCGGCGGCGTGCTGCTCGTGGCCTTCTCCTTCTGGCAGTTCCGCGCCCCGCACCCGCTGCTGCCGCCGCGCGTCGTCCTGGACCGAAACCGCGGCGGCGCCTACCTCACGGCGCTGATCGTCGGCGTCGGGATGTTCGGCATCCTGCTCTTCCTCATCTACTACATGCAGACCGACCTGGACTACTCGCCGATCACCTCCGGCGTGGCCCTGCTGCCGATGGTCGTGGTCACCGCGGTGGCGAGCAACGTCGGCAACATCGTGCTGATGCCGAAGGTCGGCCCGCGCCCCCTGGTCGGCGGCGGCATGCTGCTCAACGCGGCCGGCATGGCGTGGCTGACCCGGATCGCCCCGGACTCCGGCTACGCCTCGGCGCTGCTCGGCCCGACGATGGTGATCGGCCTGGGCATGGGCCTGATCTACGCGGCGGCGCTGCGTACCGGCACCGCCGGTGTGGCGCCGCACGACGCGGGCATCGCCTCGGCGGCGATCAGCACCGGGCAGCAGCTCGGCGGCGCGATCGGCACCGCGCTGCTCAACACCATCGCGGCCAGCGCCGCCACCGACTACCTGAGCAGCCACGCGCACGGCAAGCCGGGGGCGGCGCAGCTGCACCTGGCGACGATCCACGGCTACACCACGGTCTTCTGGTGGTGCACCGCGATCTTCGGCGTCGGCGCGGTCGTCTGCGGCGCCCTGCTGCGCGGCGGGCCGCTGCCGGCGCCCGCGTACGGCCCCGCCGCCAAGCCGGCCGCTCCGGCTGAAAAGGCGCGCTCCTGA